A region of the Leptospira noumeaensis genome:
TCCTTTAAAGCTGCCAATTTTTTTCGAATGGATCCAACTTCCTTAGGGTCTTTGTCTCTATACACCACTAGAACTTCCTTGGAGGGGTATTGGAATTTTTGGAATGCCGAAATCATCGAAGGATAACTGAGTGAATTTTGTGTGAGTTCAGGAAGAAAATAGGAAAAAATGGAATTTGCCTTTTTTTCCAAATCGTAGTTTTTGAATCCGAAAGAAAACAAAAGATGAAACAGATGTAAGATGGTAGAATTTCCTGATGGTTCCACCCCATCATAACCTTCGATGGTTCTGACTATTAAATCTTCGTTTCCATGAAAGGATTCGTAAAAAGGTCCAACCTTTGATTCAAAATTGGAAAAAACATAATCCAATGATTTTTTTCCTTTTTGGTATGCAGACAAATCTCCATCCAATTGAAAGAGTTTCATCGAAACCCAAATGAATTCTGCGTAATCCGGAAGGGTACCAAAGTATTTGGCTTCTCCTTCTCTGAATCTTCGAAGGATAGATCCATCATCACCTACAAGTTGTTTTACGATAAATTGATAAATCTTTTTGGCGTCGTTTAAATACTCATCCTCCCCCGAAACCTCATAAGCTGACAAAAGAGCACGAATCCAAAGACAATTCCAGGAAGTGAGAACTTTATCATCCCGAAGTGGACGAATCCTTTGGTTTCTATGGACGAGTAATTTATTTTTGGCATCCGTAAGTTTGGTTAAAAATTCAGGAGTGAATTGGATTCCTTCTGCATATGGATTTTTTCCCTTCCAATACACGTTTAAAATGTTTTGGTGTTCAAAATTTCCTTCTTCAGTGACATTCCAAAACCCTTGGATTTCTTCTGAGGCCACGAGAGATAAAAATTCGTCGTGGTTCCAAATGTAGAATTTTCCTTCTTCCCCTTCGGAATCCGCATCTTCTGCACTGGCAATCCCGCCCGATTCTAAGGTCATATCCCTACGGATATAGTTCACAATCTCCCGGATCACTTCTAAAAAGAAAGGTTCTCCCGTTGCCTTGTACAATAAAGAAAGTGCTTCTACATAGAGGGAATTGTCATACAACATCTTTTCGAAATGTGGCACAAGCCACTCATGGTCTGTCGCATAACGGCAAATCCCTCCGCCCACTTGGTCATAAATCCCACCGGATTTCATGGCATAAGCTGTGTTAAAAGCCATCTCGAGGGCCCTTGGATCTTTTTTAAGTAAGTAGAATTCCGTAAGGAAACTAAGAGCCATACTGGGTGGAAATTTATTTACAGAATTGGTTTTGAACCCAAAAAACTCTTTATCGTACACTTGGAGGTATCGTTCAAAATTTTTATCTATAATGTCTTGGGCTGGGACTTTTCCTTCATTGGGTCTTGTTTCATTGTCACGTAAATACTGTGTCAAGTCGCCAGCAGCTGTAATCAGTTCCTCTCTTTGGTTCTTCCAAGCCTCAGATACCAAACGGAGAACCTCTTTGAAACTGCGTTTTCCGTAGCGATTTTCCGGAGGAAAGTATGTTCCCCCAAGGATAGGTTCCTTTGTCGGGGTGAGAAACATATTGAGAGGCCAACCCCCTTGGGTTCCCATAGCGTGCAGTGCGTCCATATAAATTTTATCTATGTCTGGTCGTTCTTCCCTGTCTAACTTGATGCATACGAAATCACGGTTTAAGACTTCTGCTGTGGAATCATCTTCAAAGGATTCCCGTTCCATCACATGGCACCAGTGACAAGTCGAATACCCAATGGACAAAAGGATGATTTTATCTTCTTTTTTGGCTTTTTCGAAAGCTTCCGTGCCCCAGGGAAACCAATCTACGGGATTGTGTGCATGTTGTAACAGATAAGGACTTTTTTCATGAACCAGACGATTCGGTTTTTTCGACAGATTTGCCACAATGTTCTCCCAGAAACTAAGGTTTCTCCACGTAGCTTTTTACATTTTAGGTTGCTTGACAAGATTGATTTTTTCATCTTGTTTCTGTAAGGGGTTTAAGAAGTTTCCATTGAACAGTCACAATATTTCTACCCCGTATTTTTTTATAAGTCCTCGAAAGTTGACCAGCTGGTTAATATCTTTTAGTCTTTTAAGTTTCCCTATTTTTGCGGAATCAGACTTTGAAGAGGATGTCAAACGGATGCAGCTTTCCCAGTGGGAAAACGGCAACACCATTCCCGAATCGCTCCAGGCGGCGAATGGTCCGAAAAAAC
Encoded here:
- a CDS encoding thioredoxin domain-containing protein, with the protein product MANLSKKPNRLVHEKSPYLLQHAHNPVDWFPWGTEAFEKAKKEDKIILLSIGYSTCHWCHVMERESFEDDSTAEVLNRDFVCIKLDREERPDIDKIYMDALHAMGTQGGWPLNMFLTPTKEPILGGTYFPPENRYGKRSFKEVLRLVSEAWKNQREELITAAGDLTQYLRDNETRPNEGKVPAQDIIDKNFERYLQVYDKEFFGFKTNSVNKFPPSMALSFLTEFYLLKKDPRALEMAFNTAYAMKSGGIYDQVGGGICRYATDHEWLVPHFEKMLYDNSLYVEALSLLYKATGEPFFLEVIREIVNYIRRDMTLESGGIASAEDADSEGEEGKFYIWNHDEFLSLVASEEIQGFWNVTEEGNFEHQNILNVYWKGKNPYAEGIQFTPEFLTKLTDAKNKLLVHRNQRIRPLRDDKVLTSWNCLWIRALLSAYEVSGEDEYLNDAKKIYQFIVKQLVGDDGSILRRFREGEAKYFGTLPDYAEFIWVSMKLFQLDGDLSAYQKGKKSLDYVFSNFESKVGPFYESFHGNEDLIVRTIEGYDGVEPSGNSTILHLFHLLFSFGFKNYDLEKKANSIFSYFLPELTQNSLSYPSMISAFQKFQYPSKEVLVVYRDKDPKEVGSIRKKLAALK